From Xyrauchen texanus isolate HMW12.3.18 chromosome 12, RBS_HiC_50CHRs, whole genome shotgun sequence, one genomic window encodes:
- the LOC127652340 gene encoding uncharacterized protein LOC127652340 codes for MSTSELSIGRFNETKMDTREQLQILLSDYVVDTLSYIHTVRDFCDKEYKWTLQRETELEKMRDIKDQADKISLQFDHVRRSENKAKAFGMYLWSGITQVTADSRYQVLLKKLGAILNDTLEGLEKLDHFLDAVEKLTVTSLFVFTGQSFLPKGESPASVRAVITAARMACPLLIHFKRNSKDFFLPVLSNVDVLAFQLDKYIRITKQLCERMEKKSNSVLWSGGFHEWKNGEVVKFSLNLSENSMQKMLDHLKKLWEIRMDQHTRLTFMFQKNALNFIGLFSQRHSRMEQFLSDLEGNAVQLDRMKMGASISTVAGSSVGLAGGVLSIVGLALAPVTAGVSLALTITGVSLGVTSGVNSLVTGITEAAVNNHHGKNAQSIFQRYMDDVQKILDCLEKASSMERLEGPNVVDMFGAVKLIARVGAVGKSIDALVDAASAVKVLKSEEVIVTVTKVGLQEAQSARNIPKLAADLPDIGQLAKGTPLALSKSARAGYITLNALFIGLDVFFICKDSISLAKGSKSEASKLIRSRAALWKSELEAWQMTHDSLCIGIWRFRKSQEVLEQLFLVETFRSFS; via the exons GGAACAATTACAGATCCTACTGTCAGATTATGTTGTGGACACACTCAGCTACATTCATACAGTGAGAGACTTTTGTGATAAAGAGTATAAATGGACccttcagagagagacagagctcgAGAAGATGAGAGACATCAAGGACCAGGCAGACAAAATCAGTCTTCAGTTTGACCATGTTAGGCGCTCAGAAAACAAAGCCAAAGCTTTTGGGATGTACCTGTGGAGTGGTATAACTCAGGTCACAGCTGACTCCAGATATCAGGTGCTGTTGAAAAAACTGGGTGCCATCCTGAATGACACTCTTGAGGGGCTGGAGAAACTTGACCACTTCTTGGATGCAGTGGAGAAGTTAACAGTCACATCATTATTTGTCTTCACTGGACAGAGTTTTCTGCCGAAGGGAGAGAGCCCTGCAAGTGTGCGAGCGGTCATCACAGCTGCAAGAATGGCATGCCCTCTCCTCATCCActttaaaagaaattcaaaagATTTCTTCCTTCCTGTACTCAGTAATGTGGATGTCTTGGCCTTTCAACTAGACAAATACATTCGCATCACAAAACAGCTTTGTGAACGAATGGAGAAAAA ATCCAATAGTGTTTTGTGGTCTGGAGGCTTCCATGA ATGGAAGAATGGTGAAGTTGTGAAGTTCAGTTTGAACTTAAGTGAAAACTCCATGCAAAAAATGCttgatcatttaaaaaagttatgGGAAATAAG GATGGACCAGCATACCAGGCTGACATTCATGTTTCAGAAAAATGCTCTGAACTTCATTGGTTTATTTAGTCAGCGTCACTCTAGAATGGAGCAGTTCCTGTCAGATCTGGAGGGCAATGCAGTACAACTGGACAGgatgaagatgggggccagtatCTCCACTGTGGCTGGAAGTTCAGTGGGGTTAGCAGGAGGTGTCTTGTCCATTGTTGGTCTCGCTCTTGCCCCTGTCACTGCAGGGGTGTCTTTGGCACTCACTATAACAGGGGTTAGTCTGGGGGTGACCAGTGGTGTCAATAGTCTGGTCACAGGCATTACTGAAGCTGCAGTCAACAATCACCACGGGAAAAATGCACAAAGCATTTTCCAGAGATACATGGATGATGTGCAGAAGATTCTAGACTGTCTGGAGAAGGCCAGCAGTATGGAGCGTTTAGAGGGGCCTAATGTGGTCGATATGTTTGGAGCTGTGAAGTTGATTGCCCGTGTTGGAGCAGTGGGCAAAAGTATTGATGCCTTGGTGGATGCAGCTTCAGCTGTAAAAGTGCTCAAAAGTGAAGAGGTGATTGTGACTGTAACCAAGGTAGGGCTTCAGGAAGCACAAAGTGCTCGCAACATTCCCAAGCTAGCTGCAGACCTGCCTGACATTGGGCAGCTGGCAAAAGGGACGCCGCTTGCACTCTCAAAGTCTGCTAGAGCTGGTTATATAACTTTAAATGCCCTCTTTATTGGCTTGGATGTCTTTTTTATTTGCAAAGACAGTATAAGTCTGGCAAAAGGGAGTAAGAGTGAGGCCTCTAAGCTCATCCGCTCCAGAGCAGCTCTGTGGAAATCTGAGCTGGAGGCCTGGCAGATGACTCATGATTCCTTATGCATAGGAATATGGAGGTTCAGGAAGAGCCAGGAAGTTTTGGAGCAGCTCTttct GGTGGAGACcttcaggagtttcagttaa
- the LOC127652341 gene encoding GTPase IMAP family member 4-like, producing MTLVPCSPRDAEPLKKATTHAANRSSPYMNQILICDALPSDHREDIVFTLKHSLNLSDSPKLRLILIGVREAGKSAAGNAILGKKAFDQVGVKTRVSVSCQGLVRGRQVLVIDTPGWEWFNINGTPASASGVKKEMIRSMSLCQPGAHALLLVVPLSFSFSKHERCAVEEHIELFGPEAWSYALVLFTILDRKQLYGTSIEQEVEENEELHRLVGRCGGRFHALFSKYMGVEDQVADLLAKIQNMVAANGEVVLSSEKILEQARRRERDEERREEEERKKREEKIQKVRVALKDKEKDKELRRLRRGTNRYTVDNVEQKDSTKVNKSSDLPVRDRKSCKQQ from the exons ATGACCCTTGTCCCTTGCTCTCCGCGAGATGCCGAGCCACTGAAGAAAGCCACCACGCATGCGGCCAACCGTTCCTCTCCCTACATGAATCAAATCCTTATCTGCGATGCCCTACCTTCGGATCACCGTGAGGACATCGTGTTTAccttaa AACACAGTCTTAATCTTTCTGACTCACCTAAACTGAGACTGATCTTGATTGGGGTGAGAGAAGCTGGAAAAAGTGCAGCTGGTAATGCCATTCTTGGCAAGAAAGCTTTTGATCAGGTTGGAGTGAAGACCAGAGTAAGTGTCTCTTGTCAGGGTCTAGTGAGAGGTCGACAGGTGCTGGTGATTGACACGCCAGGCTGGGAATGGTTCAACATTAATGGCACCCCAGCATCAGCAAGTGGAGTTAAGAAGGAGATGATCAGGAGTATGAGTCTGTGCCAGCCTGGAGCCCATGCCCTGCTTTTGGTGGTGCCACTGTCATTTTCATTCTCCAAGCATGAGCGGTGTGCTGTGGAGGAACATATAGAGCTGTTTGGTCCAGAAGCTTGGAGTTATGCCTTGGTCCTCTTCACCATTTTAGACAGAAAACAGTTGTATGGCACCAGCATTGAGCAAGAAGTGGAGGAGAATGAGGAGCTACACAGGCTTGTTGGCAGATGTGGAGGTCGTTTCCATGCTCTGTTCAGCAAATATATGGGGGTTGAAGACCAGGTGGCTGATCTTCTGGCTAAGATCCAGAATATGGTGGCTGCCAATGGAGAAGTTGTGCTCTCCAGTGAGAAGATCCTGGAACAGgccaggaggagagagagagatgaggagagaagagaggaagaagagaggaagaaaagagaagagaagatacAGAAAGTAAGAGTGGCACTAAAGGACAAGGAAAAAGACAAGGAGTTAAGAAGGTTGAGAAGGGGAACCAACAGGTACACAGTGGACA ATGTGGAACAGAAAGACTCAACTAAGGTCAATAAGAGCAGTGACCTCCCTGTCAGAGACAGAAAAAGCTGCAAACAACAGTGA